In a genomic window of Phyllostomus discolor isolate MPI-MPIP mPhyDis1 chromosome 5, mPhyDis1.pri.v3, whole genome shotgun sequence:
- the HPS6 gene encoding Hermansky-Pudlak syndrome 6 protein, whose translation MKRVATLRLLSDLSNFGGAARLREFLAADPAIRVRYSPDGRHLLLLRPPGSPAPQLLLAVRGPGEELERAWPPDHPSPLDAFFLPWPVRPALVLVWESGLAEVWGAGVGPDWRLLQSTELCTGGASRVVAVAAPRGRLVWCEERRADAEGPLQPPSAAFSHYVSVRTLEPSGEAGTNLGRTHILLHHCPSFRLLASRKDLFLVPTATTWPGVDHILLIWSPGKGKLMVAAPSLRLSYSKSLNPGRGDTWDFRTLLRGLPGLLSPRPPLTVHTWAPTPHGLLLLDFRGTVSLVQSHGGTRTVGTLQEAPGGLAGSAALGTFHGTLACVLGSTLELLDMGSGQLLERKVLSTDRVHLLEPPAPGTEVEKMETRGGLRLLSALGLFQVGWEAPQGLELPSAGDLVFEEACEYYQRRSLRGAQLTPEELRQSSIFRAPQALASILQGHVSPSTLLTTLRAELRDYRGLEQLKAQLVAGDDEEAGWTELAEQEVARLLRTELMGDQLAQLNTIFQALPTAAWGAILRALQLQPDGNGRLRSQAPPDVWKKVLGGTAVGKELPNGVLPLFELLCQCLCQLEPRWLPPFVELAQQQGGPGWGAGGPGLPLYRRALAVLGEEGTRPEALELELLLGSGRPKAVLQAVEQLVQKEQWERALEAGLALGPSSPLLRSEIFKLLLAEFARHRRLDAHLRLLCRLCPPELAPAELLLLLRTHLPDESKPPTPFPEPGAEPPLTVGLVRALLEQAGTQGRPTGPVLSLYEDILWDPVTPPPAPPRGPMTTLQASDHAAPVAWAPSGQGLFVTDTG comes from the coding sequence ATGAAGCGTGTGGCGACTCTGCGCCTGCTCTCGGACCTGAGCAACTTCGGCGGCGCGGCCCGGCTCCGGGAGTTTCTGGCTGCAGACCCAGCCATCCGAGTCCGCTACAGCCCGGACGGCcgccacctgctgctgctgcgaCCCCCGGGGTCGCCAGCCCCGCAGCTGCTGCTCGCAGTGCGTGGACCCGGCGAGGAGCTGGAGCGCGCCTGGCCGCCGGACCACCCCTCACCTCTAGACGCCTTCTTCCTGCCATGGCCCGTGCGACCAGCGCTGGTCTTGGTGTGGGAGAGTGGCCTGGCGGAGGTGTGGGGCGCGGGCGTGGGGCCTGACTGGCGACTGCTTCAGAGTACCGAGCTGTGTACGGGCGGTGCATCCCGTGTGGTTGCCGTGGCGGCGCCTCGAGGCCGCCTGGTGTGGTGCGAGGAGCGACGTGCTGATGCTGAGGGCCCTCTACAGCCTCCCTCAGCCGCTTTCAGCCACTACGTGAGCGTCAGAACCCTGGAGCCCAGCGGGGAGGCCGGCACCAATCTGGGCCGCACACACATCCTGCTACACCACTGCCCCTCTTTCAGGCTACTGGCCTCTCGCAAGGACCTCTTCCTGGTGCCCACCGCCACCACCTGGCCTGGCGTGGACCACATTCTGCTCATCTGGAGCCCAGGAAAGGGTAAGTTGATGGTGGCTGCCCCAAGTCTTCGCCTCTCCTACAGTAAGAGCCTGAATCCTGGACGAGGGGACACATGGGACTTCCGGACCCTGCTTCGAGGCCTTCCTGGGCTGTTGTCCCCTAGGCCACCATTGACTGTACATACCTGGGCCCCAACTCCCCACGGCCTGCTGTTGCTTGACTTCAGGGGCACTGTGAGCCTGGTGCAGTCCCATGGTGGTACCCGGACTGTGGGCACGCTGCAGGAAGCACCTGGAGGCCTGGCAGGGTCTGCAGCACTGGGAACATTTCATGGTACTCTGGCCTGTGTGCTGGGCTCCACACTGGAACTGTTGGACATGGGCAGTGGGCAGCTGCTGGAGAGGAAGGTCCTCAGTACAGACCGAGTACATTTGCTtgaacccccagcccctggcacagaAGTTGAGAAGATGGAGACACGAGGAGGTCTGCGTCTGCTTTCAGCCTTGGGTCTGTTTCAAGTTGGGTGGGAAGCCCCACAGGGCCTAGAGCTGCCTTCAGCTGGAGATCTGGTGTTTGAGGAAGCCTGCGAGTACTACCAGCGGCGGAGCCTGCGGGGTGCCCAGCTCACCCCAGAGGAACTGAGACAGAGCAGCATATTCCGGGCGCCTCAGGCCCTGGCCTCCATCCTTCAGGGCCATGTGTCCCCATCTACACTATTGACGACATTGAGGGCCGAGCTCCGGGATTACCGGGGTTTAGAGCAACTCAAAGCCCAGCTGGTGGCTGGGGATGATGAGGAGGCTGGCTGGACTGAGCTGGCAGAGCAGGAAGTGGCACGCCTGCTAAGGACCGAGCTGATGGGAGACCAGCTGGCCCAGCTGAACACCATTTTCCAAGCCCTTCCTACAGCAGCCTGGGGTGCCATCCTCAGGGCCCTGCAGCTCCAACCAGATGGCAATGGCAGGTTGAGGTCCCAAGCTCCTCCTGATGTGTGGAAGAAGGTACTAGGGGGTACAGCAGTTGGAAAAGAACTCCCCAACGGGGTACTACCCCTCTTTGAACTACTATGCCAGTGCCTCTGCCAGCTGGAACCACGATGGTTGCCACCCTTTGTAGAATTGGCGCAGCAGCAGggtgggcctggctggggggcagggggcccagggctccccctTTATCGCCGAGCCCTGGCAGTACTAGGCGAGGAGGGGACCAGGCCTGAGGCACTGGAGCTAGAGCTGCTTTTGGGCAGTGGGCGGCCCAAAGCTGTGCTCCAGGCTGTGGAGCAGCTGGTGCAAAAGGAGCAGTGGGAGCGGGCTCTAGAGGCTGGCCTGGCCCTTGGCCCCTCCAGCCCCCTTCTTCGAAGTGAGATCTTCAAACTGCTATTGGCCGAATTTGCCAGGCACCGCCGGCTTGATGCTCATCTCCGCCTCCTCTGCCGCCTGTGCCCACCAGAACTAGCTCCAGCCGAGCTCCTGCTTCTACTGCGGACACACCTCCCAGATGAGTcgaagccccccaccccattccctgaGCCTGGAGCAGAGCCCCCTCTCACTGTGGGCTTGGTCAGAGCTCTGCTGGAGCAGGCGGGGACTCAAGGACGGCCCACAGGCCCAGTTCTAAGTCTATATGAAGACATCCTCTGGGACCCAGTcactccaccccctgccccacctcggGGACCTATGACTACCCTACAGGCATCAGACCATGCAGCTCCAGTGGCCTGGGCTCCGTCTGGACAGGGCCTCTTTGTGACTGACACAGGCTga